In the genome of Polaribacter atrinae, one region contains:
- the mce gene encoding methylmalonyl-CoA epimerase encodes MNISHIEHLGIAVENLEVSIKYYEEVLGLKCYSIEEVVDQKVKTAFFLVGNTKIELLESTSPDGPIGKFIEKKGQGIHHIAFAVPNATEALKTAEERGVRLVDKVSRKGAEGLNIGFLHPKSTLGVLTELCSKE; translated from the coding sequence ATGAATATTTCACATATAGAGCATTTAGGTATTGCTGTTGAGAATTTAGAAGTATCAATAAAATATTATGAAGAAGTTTTAGGTTTAAAATGTTATTCAATAGAAGAGGTTGTCGATCAGAAAGTGAAGACAGCCTTTTTTTTGGTGGGTAATACAAAAATTGAATTATTAGAAAGTACTTCTCCAGACGGCCCAATAGGTAAATTTATAGAGAAAAAAGGGCAAGGTATTCATCACATAGCTTTTGCTGTTCCCAATGCAACAGAAGCTCTAAAAACAGCAGAAGAACGTGGTGTTAGACTTGTAGATAAAGTTTCTAGAAAAGGGGCAGAAGGATTAAATATTGGGTTCTTACATCCAAAATCTACACTAGGAGTACTTACAGAACTTTGTTCTAAAGAATAA
- a CDS encoding EamA family transporter has translation MWMYLGLLAALFLGLHNLCKKHAVQGNEVFPVLLGTISAGFLLILPFYLGSIWNPDYMQKIGFYITSIPWTTHGFIFIKSMIMAASWVLAYQALKHLPITIVTPIRSAGPFFTFIGAIFIYQEKPNPLQWVGFFLIIFSVLLYSKIGKKEGINFKRNKWIFAIIGATFLGASSGLYDKFLIQNLSLNPQTLQFWFCFYTILILLIILSITWFPYADKRKAFKFRWSIPAVGILLQTADYFYFKALQDPDALIMLLSAIKRSQILIAVVVGGLLFKEQNKRKKLVPLFGILLGVFLILYS, from the coding sequence ATGTGGATGTACTTAGGACTTTTAGCTGCTTTATTTTTAGGATTACACAATTTATGTAAAAAACATGCCGTACAAGGCAATGAAGTTTTCCCTGTATTGTTGGGAACAATTTCTGCTGGTTTTCTGTTGATACTTCCCTTCTATTTGGGATCTATTTGGAATCCAGATTATATGCAAAAGATAGGATTTTATATAACAAGTATTCCTTGGACTACTCATGGTTTTATTTTTATAAAATCGATGATAATGGCTGCTTCTTGGGTTTTAGCTTATCAGGCTTTAAAGCATTTACCTATTACTATTGTAACCCCAATTAGATCTGCAGGCCCTTTTTTCACGTTTATAGGTGCTATTTTTATTTATCAAGAAAAACCAAATCCACTGCAATGGGTTGGTTTCTTTCTTATTATCTTTTCTGTTCTACTATATTCTAAAATTGGAAAAAAGGAAGGCATTAACTTTAAAAGAAATAAATGGATTTTTGCCATTATCGGAGCAACCTTTTTAGGAGCTTCTAGTGGTTTGTATGATAAATTTTTGATTCAGAACTTAAGCTTAAACCCACAAACATTACAATTTTGGTTTTGCTTCTACACCATTCTAATTTTATTAATAATTTTATCTATTACTTGGTTTCCTTATGCTGATAAAAGAAAAGCTTTTAAATTTAGATGGTCTATACCCGCAGTGGGAATTTTATTACAAACAGCAGACTACTTTTATTTTAAAGCTTTACAAGATCCTGATGCATTAATTATGTTATTATCGGCCATCAAAAGAAGTCAGATTTTAATTGCAGTTGTAGTTGGTGGATTGCTATTTAAAGAACAAAATAAACGTAAAAAGTTGGTTCCTTTATTCGGTATTCTATTAGGTGTATTTTTAATATTATATTCTTAA
- a CDS encoding carbohydrate kinase family protein: MANITCFGEVLLDVFPTHKKIGGAPLNVAVRLQSLDNNVYIITRVGADDNGQKIKDFIKENNVNKVALQVDENLKTGKVKVILDDKGCASYDIMFPRAWDQIELTESAKKIVKVSDAFVFGSLVARDKVSRNTLYELLKIANYKIFDVNLRAPYYNIDGLSYLMKEANFIKFNDDEIFEISKGLNFSSNSLEKNIQFIAEATDTKSICVTKGSAGAILYYNDNFYYNSGYSIEVKDTVGAGDSFLASLINKLLKEVAPQEALDFACAVGAIVASSEGANPEIKESDILNFIAQKTV; this comes from the coding sequence ATGGCAAATATTACATGTTTTGGCGAAGTGCTTTTGGACGTGTTTCCAACGCACAAAAAAATAGGAGGAGCTCCTTTAAACGTTGCAGTAAGATTACAATCTTTAGATAATAATGTATATATAATTACTAGGGTTGGAGCAGATGATAACGGTCAAAAAATTAAGGATTTTATTAAGGAAAATAACGTTAATAAAGTAGCCTTACAAGTAGATGAAAATCTAAAAACAGGAAAAGTTAAAGTAATACTAGATGATAAAGGTTGTGCTTCTTATGATATTATGTTCCCTAGGGCTTGGGATCAAATTGAATTGACAGAAAGTGCAAAGAAAATAGTTAAAGTGTCAGATGCTTTTGTTTTTGGTAGTTTGGTGGCTAGAGATAAAGTATCTAGAAATACCCTGTATGAACTTTTAAAAATAGCAAACTATAAAATTTTTGATGTTAATCTTAGAGCACCTTATTATAATATAGATGGTTTAAGTTATTTAATGAAGGAAGCTAATTTTATTAAATTTAATGATGATGAAATTTTTGAAATTTCAAAAGGATTAAATTTTTCATCAAATTCATTAGAAAAAAATATTCAATTTATAGCAGAAGCTACAGACACTAAATCTATTTGTGTTACAAAAGGTAGTGCTGGTGCGATACTTTATTATAATGACAATTTCTATTATAATAGTGGTTATTCAATAGAAGTTAAAGATACAGTTGGTGCTGGAGATTCTTTTTTAGCTTCTTTAATAAATAAATTATTAAAAGAGGTTGCACCTCAAGAAGCGTTAGATTTTGCTTGTGCTGTAGGTGCCATTGTTGCAAGTAGTGAAGGCGCAAATCCTGAAATTAAAGAAAGTGATATTTTAAACTTTATTGCACAAAAGACTGTTTAA
- a CDS encoding mannitol dehydrogenase family protein — protein MENIIKLNQKNLVEISTKITSPTYNRSEIKTGIVHVGIGGFHRSHEAFYTDLLLESEAQKDWGICGVALLDFDTKIYNILKEQDGLYTLIIKELDGSLTKQIIGSMVEVLYAPESPIKVIEKMASPDVKIISLTITEGGYNYNEATGEFNFENPLIQHDLETPSAPKTIFGYLTQALKLRKEKGLKGVTIQSCDNIQGNGHMTEKMLLSYVKVAEPTLVSWINENVSFPNAMVDRITPATSALDIEKLKETSGIDDGWPVVCEPFKQWVIEDNFAAGRPAWETVGAQFVKDVVPYEKMKLSLLNAGHSVLGILGALYGYSTIDEAANDADISSFLRIYMGNEVTPTLGDLEGVNLKNYKFSLIQRFGNIYIKDQIERICSESSAKIPIFILPTVYAQLENNRTINHAAFIIAAFAIYSVGVNENGSQLMIKDAMEAILTEKAILSRNNPAPFLEIESIFGQLKNSKIFLEAYTDAYQNIVKNGIEKSVKDINSTVLNKI, from the coding sequence ATGGAAAATATAATTAAATTAAATCAAAAGAATTTAGTAGAAATTAGTACTAAAATAACTTCACCTACTTATAATAGAAGCGAAATTAAAACAGGTATTGTACATGTTGGTATTGGTGGCTTTCATAGATCTCATGAAGCTTTTTATACGGATTTATTATTAGAAAGTGAAGCACAGAAAGATTGGGGTATTTGCGGTGTTGCATTGTTAGATTTTGATACTAAAATTTATAACATACTAAAAGAACAAGACGGTTTATATACGTTGATTATAAAAGAATTAGATGGTTCGTTAACAAAGCAAATTATCGGTTCTATGGTAGAAGTTTTATATGCACCTGAAAGCCCAATAAAAGTAATTGAAAAAATGGCTAGTCCGGATGTTAAAATTATTAGTTTAACAATTACAGAAGGTGGCTATAATTACAATGAAGCAACAGGAGAATTCAATTTTGAAAACCCTTTAATTCAGCACGATTTAGAAACGCCAAGTGCACCTAAAACTATTTTTGGATATTTAACACAAGCTTTAAAATTACGAAAAGAAAAAGGTTTAAAAGGTGTTACCATTCAATCTTGTGATAATATTCAAGGAAATGGGCATATGACAGAAAAAATGTTGTTGAGTTATGTAAAAGTTGCTGAACCAACATTAGTGTCTTGGATTAATGAAAACGTTTCGTTTCCGAATGCAATGGTCGATAGAATTACGCCAGCAACATCAGCATTAGATATCGAAAAATTAAAAGAAACTTCAGGTATTGATGATGGTTGGCCAGTAGTTTGTGAACCTTTTAAACAATGGGTTATCGAAGATAATTTTGCTGCAGGAAGACCTGCTTGGGAAACTGTTGGTGCTCAGTTTGTAAAAGATGTAGTACCGTATGAAAAAATGAAATTAAGTTTACTGAATGCAGGTCATTCTGTATTAGGAATTTTAGGCGCATTATATGGATATTCAACTATTGATGAAGCAGCAAATGACGCTGATATCAGTTCTTTTTTAAGAATATATATGGGGAATGAAGTAACACCAACTTTAGGAGATTTAGAAGGTGTAAACTTAAAAAATTATAAGTTTTCATTAATCCAAAGATTTGGAAACATTTACATAAAAGATCAAATTGAAAGAATTTGTTCTGAGAGTTCAGCTAAAATTCCAATTTTTATTTTACCAACGGTTTATGCGCAATTAGAGAATAATAGAACAATAAACCATGCCGCTTTTATCATTGCTGCTTTTGCAATATATAGTGTTGGAGTAAATGAGAATGGTTCGCAATTAATGATAAAAGACGCTATGGAAGCAATTTTAACTGAAAAAGCAATTTTATCAAGAAATAACCCTGCCCCTTTTTTAGAAATAGAATCTATTTTTGGGCAACTTAAAAACTCTAAGATATTTTTAGAAGCTTATACCGATGCATATCAAAATATTGTTAAAAATGGTATAGAAAAATCGGTAAAAGATATAAATAGTACAGTTTTAAATAAAATTTAG
- a CDS encoding NUDIX hydrolase encodes MNNKKISNISVDCVVFGYDTETKSLNVLLIKRYLESKSEKKILVDDYVLTGYHVYENEALDDSASRVLKELTGLTNLYKKQFKAFGDPNRLTNEKDLLWIQNEEFNLRTITIAYYFLLKTDDVSIENNKYQAQWFSINDLPELGFDHKQIILEAYEDLKTKCLQEPIIFELLPDKFTINDVQDLYQSILAIEIDNRNFRRKLINKKYLVPLDEKQVGVSKKPAQLYMFSKDIYNKMFQKNYLINI; translated from the coding sequence ATGAACAACAAGAAAATATCAAATATATCGGTAGATTGTGTCGTTTTTGGATATGATACAGAAACCAAATCTTTAAATGTTTTATTAATAAAGCGTTATTTAGAATCAAAATCTGAAAAAAAAATACTTGTTGATGATTATGTATTAACCGGTTATCATGTTTATGAAAATGAAGCCTTAGATGACTCTGCTTCTAGAGTATTAAAAGAGTTAACGGGTTTAACGAATCTATATAAAAAACAATTTAAAGCTTTTGGTGATCCAAATAGATTGACCAATGAAAAAGATTTACTTTGGATTCAGAACGAAGAGTTTAACTTAAGAACAATTACCATAGCTTATTATTTTTTATTAAAAACAGATGACGTTTCTATAGAAAATAATAAATACCAAGCACAGTGGTTTTCCATTAACGATTTACCTGAATTAGGATTTGATCACAAACAAATCATTTTAGAAGCCTATGAAGATTTAAAAACAAAATGTCTACAAGAACCAATTATATTTGAGTTATTACCAGATAAATTTACCATAAATGATGTACAAGACTTGTATCAATCTATATTGGCAATAGAAATAGATAATCGGAATTTTAGAAGAAAATTAATCAATAAAAAATACTTGGTTCCTTTAGACGAAAAACAAGTTGGAGTTTCTAAAAAACCAGCACAGTTGTATATGTTTAGCAAAGATATTTACAATAAAATGTTTCAGAAAAATTACTTAATCAACATTTAA
- the hxpB gene encoding hexitol phosphatase HxpB, translating to MILNTFIFDMDGVIIDSEPFWRQAQIKILSTYNVIVTVEDCIKNTMGKRIDDVALTWCQLHQLSINPKILEKEIITAVVELITEQGKAKKGLFELLDFLTKHNFNIALATSSSKPIINAVFNKLNITHYFKVVCSADDEEYGKPHPAIYLKAAKLLKVPTRNCLVLEDSVTGLIAAKAASMHTFVIPEDKNDPRFTLANNIYTSMLDVVNYLKTLQ from the coding sequence ATGATATTAAACACTTTTATTTTTGACATGGATGGAGTTATCATAGACTCCGAACCTTTTTGGCGACAAGCACAAATAAAAATTTTATCCACTTACAATGTAATCGTTACTGTAGAAGATTGTATAAAAAACACCATGGGTAAAAGGATAGATGATGTTGCTCTCACTTGGTGTCAATTACATCAATTATCTATAAATCCTAAAATATTAGAAAAAGAAATTATTACAGCTGTAGTTGAATTAATTACTGAACAGGGAAAAGCAAAAAAAGGCTTATTCGAGTTGTTAGATTTTTTAACTAAACACAACTTTAATATTGCCCTTGCTACCTCTTCTAGCAAACCTATCATTAACGCGGTTTTTAACAAACTGAATATTACTCATTATTTTAAGGTAGTTTGTAGTGCAGACGATGAAGAATACGGAAAACCACATCCGGCTATTTATCTGAAAGCAGCAAAATTGTTAAAAGTACCTACTAGAAATTGCTTGGTGTTAGAAGATAGTGTTACAGGGTTAATTGCCGCAAAAGCTGCTAGTATGCACACCTTTGTTATTCCTGAAGACAAAAATGATCCGAGATTTACATTAGCAAATAACATTTATACTTCAATGCTAGATGTTGTTAATTATTTAAAAACATTGCAATAA
- the fabG gene encoding 3-oxoacyl-[acyl-carrier-protein] reductase gives MKLLENKSAIITGATRGIGRGIAIEFAKQGANVAFTYSSSVDAANALEEELKAFGVSAKGYQSNAADFDAAQELAKEVLKEFGAIDILVNNAGITKDNLLMRISEDDFDKVIEVNLKSVFNLTKAVIRPMMKQRKGSIINMSSVVGIKGNAGQTNYAASKAGIVGFSKSVALELGSRNIRSNVVAPGFIETEMTEKLDEATVQSWRDGIPLKRGGQPIDIANACVFLASDMSAYITGQTLSVDGGMN, from the coding sequence ATGAAATTATTAGAAAATAAATCAGCAATTATTACTGGTGCTACAAGAGGAATTGGTCGTGGAATTGCTATTGAATTTGCAAAACAAGGTGCAAACGTGGCTTTCACTTACAGTTCTTCTGTTGATGCTGCAAATGCTTTAGAAGAAGAGTTAAAAGCTTTTGGAGTTTCTGCTAAAGGATATCAATCTAACGCAGCAGATTTTGATGCTGCTCAAGAATTAGCTAAAGAAGTTTTAAAAGAATTTGGAGCTATTGATATTTTAGTAAATAATGCAGGTATTACAAAGGATAATTTGTTAATGCGTATTTCTGAAGACGATTTTGATAAAGTAATAGAAGTAAATTTAAAATCTGTATTTAATTTAACCAAAGCTGTTATTCGTCCTATGATGAAGCAACGAAAAGGTTCTATTATAAATATGAGTTCTGTTGTTGGTATAAAAGGTAATGCAGGTCAAACTAATTATGCAGCTTCTAAAGCGGGTATTGTTGGTTTTTCTAAATCTGTTGCTTTAGAGTTAGGATCTAGAAATATTAGAAGTAACGTAGTTGCTCCTGGTTTTATAGAAACAGAAATGACTGAAAAATTAGATGAAGCTACTGTGCAAAGTTGGAGAGATGGAATTCCTTTAAAAAGAGGAGGACAGCCAATTGATATTGCAAACGCATGTGTATTTTTAGCTTCTGATATGAGTGCTTATATTACTGGGCAAACTTTATCTGTAGATGGAGGAATGAACTAA
- the sucD gene encoding succinate--CoA ligase subunit alpha, producing MSVLVNKNSKIIVQGFTGSEGTFHAGQMIDYGTNVVGGVTPGKGGQEHLGKPVFNTVKESVDEVGADTSIIFVPPAFAADAIMEAADAGIKVIICITEGIPTADMVKVKAYIDGRDCRLVGPNCPGVITPDEAKVGIMPGFIFKKGRVGIVSKSGTLTYEAADQVVKQGYGITTAIGIGGDPIIGTTTKEAVELLMNDPETEAIVMIGEIGGNLEAEAAQWIKADGNRKPVVGFIAGQTAPAGRTMGHAGAIVGGADDTAQAKMKILAENGIHVVSSPAKIGEMIAKVLK from the coding sequence ATGAGTGTTTTAGTAAATAAGAATTCAAAAATTATTGTTCAAGGTTTTACAGGTAGTGAAGGTACTTTTCACGCTGGTCAAATGATTGATTATGGAACGAATGTTGTTGGAGGGGTTACTCCAGGAAAAGGAGGTCAAGAACATTTAGGAAAACCAGTTTTTAATACAGTAAAAGAATCTGTAGATGAAGTAGGAGCCGATACTTCAATTATTTTTGTACCACCAGCATTTGCTGCTGATGCAATTATGGAAGCTGCAGACGCAGGAATTAAAGTAATTATCTGTATTACAGAAGGAATTCCTACTGCAGATATGGTAAAAGTAAAAGCTTATATTGATGGTAGAGACTGTAGATTAGTTGGCCCTAACTGTCCAGGAGTAATTACGCCAGACGAAGCCAAAGTAGGTATTATGCCAGGTTTTATCTTTAAAAAAGGTAGAGTAGGTATTGTTTCTAAATCAGGAACTTTAACGTATGAAGCTGCCGACCAAGTTGTAAAACAAGGTTACGGAATTACTACTGCAATTGGTATTGGAGGAGATCCAATTATTGGAACTACAACAAAAGAAGCAGTTGAGTTATTAATGAATGACCCAGAAACAGAAGCAATTGTAATGATTGGTGAAATTGGTGGAAATCTTGAAGCAGAAGCTGCTCAATGGATTAAAGCTGATGGTAACAGAAAACCAGTTGTTGGTTTTATAGCAGGTCAAACTGCACCAGCTGGTAGAACAATGGGGCACGCAGGTGCAATTGTTGGTGGAGCGGATGATACTGCACAAGCAAAAATGAAAATTTTAGCAGAAAACGGAATTCACGTTGTTAGTTCTCCAGCTAAAATTGGTGAAATGATTGCAAAGGTTTTAAAATAA
- a CDS encoding UDP-3-O-(3-hydroxymyristoyl)glucosamine N-acyltransferase encodes MKFQNPQTLQQIAKLIDTEFIGDQNFEILGINEIHVVEKGDIVFVDHPKYYDKALNSAATTILINKKVDCPVGKALLISEDPFRDFNKITKYFNPFIASKGSISESAIIGENTVVQPNVFIGNNVSIGKNCIIHPNVTIYDNSVIGNNVTIHANTVLGADAFYYKNRPEGFDKLISGGRVVLEDNVDLGASCTIDKGVTGDTTIGKGTKIDNQVHVGHDTKIGEKCLIASQTGIAGCVIIEDEVTIWGQVGTNSGITIGKGAIILGQTGVTKSVAGGKSYFGTPVSESREKLKEMAEIKRFLKDRKDS; translated from the coding sequence ATGAAATTCCAAAACCCACAAACGCTTCAGCAAATAGCTAAACTAATAGATACTGAGTTTATTGGTGATCAAAATTTCGAGATTTTAGGAATCAACGAAATTCATGTTGTAGAAAAAGGAGATATTGTTTTTGTAGATCATCCTAAGTATTATGACAAAGCGTTAAATTCTGCTGCAACTACAATTTTAATCAACAAAAAAGTTGATTGTCCGGTTGGAAAAGCATTATTAATTTCTGAAGATCCTTTTCGTGACTTTAATAAAATCACGAAATATTTTAATCCATTTATAGCTTCTAAGGGAAGTATTTCTGAATCTGCTATTATTGGTGAAAATACTGTAGTACAACCCAATGTTTTTATTGGAAACAATGTTTCAATTGGTAAGAATTGTATAATTCACCCCAATGTAACAATTTATGATAATTCAGTTATTGGTAATAATGTTACCATACATGCAAATACAGTTTTAGGAGCAGATGCATTTTATTATAAAAATAGACCAGAAGGATTTGATAAATTAATTTCTGGTGGAAGGGTAGTTTTAGAAGACAATGTAGATTTAGGTGCATCTTGTACAATAGATAAAGGTGTTACCGGAGATACAACAATTGGAAAGGGAACCAAAATTGACAATCAAGTTCATGTTGGTCATGATACAAAAATTGGAGAAAAATGTTTAATAGCTTCACAAACAGGTATTGCTGGTTGCGTAATTATTGAAGATGAAGTAACAATTTGGGGACAAGTTGGTACAAATAGTGGAATTACAATAGGTAAAGGTGCTATAATTCTTGGTCAAACAGGAGTTACAAAATCTGTTGCAGGAGGAAAAAGTTATTTTGGAACACCAGTTTCAGAATCAAGAGAAAAATTAAAAGAAATGGCAGAAATAAAACGTTTTTTAAAAGATAGAAAAGATTCGTAA
- the efp gene encoding elongation factor P, translating into MATTSDIRNGLCIRYNNDIYKIVEFLHVKPGKGPAFVRTKLKSVTNGKVVDNTFPAGRKIDDVRVETHKFQFLYHDGEFYHFMNEADYSQIRLLEAALDNPGLMKEGEIVTIIINSEDNMPLSVDLPASVILEVTHTEPGVKGNTATNATKPATVETGASVNVPLFINEGDKIKVETTKGTYQERIKE; encoded by the coding sequence ATGGCAACTACATCAGATATTAGAAACGGATTGTGTATTAGATACAACAACGATATATACAAAATAGTAGAGTTTTTACATGTAAAACCAGGTAAAGGCCCTGCTTTTGTAAGAACAAAATTAAAAAGTGTTACTAATGGTAAAGTAGTAGACAACACGTTTCCGGCAGGAAGAAAAATTGATGATGTAAGAGTAGAAACACATAAGTTTCAGTTTTTATATCATGATGGGGAATTTTATCATTTTATGAACGAAGCAGATTATTCTCAAATTCGTTTGTTAGAAGCTGCTTTAGACAATCCTGGATTAATGAAAGAAGGAGAAATTGTAACTATTATCATCAACTCTGAAGATAATATGCCACTTTCTGTAGATTTACCAGCAAGTGTTATTTTAGAGGTGACTCATACCGAACCAGGTGTAAAGGGAAACACGGCTACAAATGCAACAAAACCTGCTACAGTAGAAACAGGAGCATCTGTAAATGTGCCTTTATTTATAAATGAAGGAGACAAAATTAAGGTAGAAACTACCAAAGGTACATACCAAGAGCGTATTAAAGAATAA
- the lpxA gene encoding acyl-ACP--UDP-N-acetylglucosamine O-acyltransferase, with the protein MNQPLAYVHPQAKIARNVVIEPFTTIHNNVTIGSGTWIGSNVTIMEGAKIGENCRIFPGAVISAIPQDLKFNDEETTVEIGNNVTIRECVTINRGTSDRMKTKIGDNCLIMAYCHIAHDTFVGDNCIFSNNTTLAGHVTIGDNVVLAGMVAVHQFASVGNHAFVTGGSLVRKDVPPFVKAAREPLSYVGINSVGLRRRGFTTEKIREIQDIYRILFQRNYNNSQAIDIIEAEMEATPERDEIIHFIKESHRGIMKGYSKAN; encoded by the coding sequence ATGAATCAACCTTTAGCGTATGTGCATCCGCAAGCAAAAATAGCAAGAAATGTAGTAATAGAACCTTTTACTACCATTCATAATAATGTAACCATTGGTTCTGGAACTTGGATAGGATCTAATGTAACCATAATGGAAGGAGCTAAGATTGGTGAGAATTGTAGAATTTTTCCAGGAGCAGTTATTTCTGCAATTCCTCAAGATTTAAAGTTTAATGATGAGGAAACTACTGTAGAAATTGGTAACAATGTAACTATTAGAGAATGTGTTACTATTAACAGAGGTACTTCAGATAGAATGAAAACCAAAATTGGTGACAATTGTTTAATAATGGCGTATTGTCATATTGCACATGATACCTTTGTTGGTGATAATTGTATTTTTTCTAATAATACAACCTTAGCAGGTCACGTTACTATTGGAGATAATGTTGTGTTAGCAGGTATGGTTGCAGTGCATCAATTTGCATCCGTAGGAAATCATGCTTTTGTAACAGGTGGATCTTTGGTCAGAAAAGATGTTCCTCCATTTGTTAAAGCCGCAAGAGAACCTCTTTCTTATGTAGGAATTAACTCTGTAGGATTACGTAGAAGAGGATTTACAACAGAAAAGATAAGAGAAATTCAAGATATTTATAGAATACTTTTTCAAAGAAATTATAACAATTCACAAGCAATTGATATTATAGAAGCAGAAATGGAAGCAACTCCAGAGCGTGATGAGATTATTCACTTTATCAAAGAATCTCATAGAGGAATTATGAAAGGATATTCTAAAGCTAACTAA
- a CDS encoding bifunctional UDP-3-O-[3-hydroxymyristoyl] N-acetylglucosamine deacetylase/3-hydroxyacyl-ACP dehydratase: MSKKQKTIQREVSLSGVGIHTGNTVKMTIKPAPVNHGFAFSRIDLEGAPIIEAKAEYVVNTQRGTNLERNGVQIQTSEHVLAAAVGLDIDNLLIELDSSEPPIMDGSSKYFVEALESAGIQEQDADIEEYVVKEIISFKDEVTGSEIILMPSDEYQVTTMVDFGTKILGTQNANLERISDFKEEIADARTFSFLHEIEMLLEHDLIKGGDLNNAIVYVDKELSAATMEKLKTAFKKDDIAVKPNGILDNLTLHWANEAARHKLLDVIGDLALVGMRIKGKVIANKPGHLVNTTFAKKLAKIIKQEKRNNVPQYDLNLPPLMDIHQIMDVLPHRPPFLLIDRIIELSDTHVVGMKNVTMNENFFVGHFPGSPVMPGVLQVEAMAQCGGVLVLHTVPDPENYLTYFMKMDKVKFKQKVLPGDTLTFKCELITPIRRGICHMQAYAYANGKIVAEAELMAQIARKK, encoded by the coding sequence ATGAGTAAGAAGCAAAAAACAATTCAGAGAGAGGTAAGTTTATCTGGTGTTGGTATACATACTGGTAATACTGTAAAAATGACAATTAAACCTGCACCTGTAAATCATGGTTTTGCTTTTAGCAGAATAGATTTAGAGGGAGCGCCAATTATAGAGGCAAAAGCAGAATATGTTGTTAATACACAAAGAGGAACCAACTTAGAAAGAAATGGAGTTCAAATTCAGACTTCAGAGCATGTTTTGGCAGCAGCAGTTGGTTTAGATATAGACAACCTTTTAATAGAATTAGATTCTTCTGAACCTCCAATTATGGATGGTTCTTCTAAATATTTTGTTGAAGCATTAGAAAGCGCTGGTATTCAAGAGCAAGATGCAGATATAGAAGAATATGTAGTAAAAGAAATAATTTCTTTTAAAGATGAAGTTACAGGAAGTGAAATTATTTTAATGCCATCAGATGAATACCAAGTTACAACTATGGTAGATTTTGGAACTAAAATATTAGGTACTCAAAATGCAAATTTAGAAAGAATTTCTGATTTTAAAGAAGAAATTGCTGATGCTAGAACGTTTAGCTTTTTGCATGAAATAGAAATGCTTTTAGAACACGACCTTATTAAAGGTGGTGATTTAAATAATGCTATTGTGTATGTAGATAAAGAATTATCTGCAGCAACAATGGAGAAGTTAAAAACAGCATTTAAAAAAGATGATATTGCTGTTAAACCAAACGGTATTTTAGATAATCTTACTTTACATTGGGCTAATGAAGCTGCAAGACATAAGTTATTAGATGTTATTGGAGATCTAGCTTTGGTTGGTATGAGAATCAAAGGAAAAGTGATAGCTAATAAACCAGGACATTTAGTTAATACCACTTTTGCAAAGAAATTAGCAAAAATTATTAAACAAGAAAAAAGAAACAACGTTCCACAATATGATTTGAATTTACCTCCTTTAATGGATATTCATCAAATTATGGATGTACTACCTCATAGACCTCCGTTTTTATTAATCGATAGAATTATTGAACTTTCGGATACACATGTTGTTGGTATGAAAAATGTAACGATGAATGAGAACTTTTTCGTTGGTCATTTTCCAGGGTCACCTGTAATGCCAGGAGTATTACAAGTTGAAGCAATGGCACAATGTGGTGGCGTTTTAGTTTTGCATACGGTTCCAGATCCAGAAAATTATCTTACGTACTTTATGAAAATGGATAAAGTAAAGTTTAAACAAAAAGTTTTACCTGGAGATACATTAACATTTAAGTGTGAGCTAATTACTCCGATAAGAAGAGGGATTTGCCATATGCAAGCGTATGCTTATGCTAACGGAAAAATAGTTGCAGAAGCAGAATTAATGGCACAAATTGCTAGAAAAAAATAA